The sequence gggGCAGGATAGCAGttgaggggctggtcaccatatgcACATTTGTATGTATGCCATACATCAAAACGTGCTTTTAAGAGTAAGAATAACTTGAACTGATAAGTGGTTTGGCTATAAAGGCCATGTGAAGGTAAAGAAACACTATATCTATTTCtttcaaatgttacctttctattTATATCAATGTTTTCAACTCTCACTGATATTTGAAATAACAAAACACGTAAATAACAAAAATCAATGAAATGTTACGAAGGGTGTGAATTTTAGCTGCAGTAGACCACAGAGGGGCAAAACTGCCACTGAAGAGGGCCTACCTATACTATAATAGACTATATTACATGCTTTCAATCCTGACCAGAatcgttttggtgcaatgacaCCGTATGACCCTGGAAAATCCAAATGGCCACCCGTAACTGGAATGGGGTCTATTAGCCCAGGAGGAAATATTTTCCCTTACTCGTTAGCGTAGCGGAGGTTCCCCCGGATGTCTACTTCCTTCAGAGCGGCGTCTAGGAGAGGGATGGTCGCCATGGGCCGGCCGAGCCCGACTATCATCAGAACACCTCCGGGCTCGGTGGCCtgaaaaaacagcaacaaatgtTTGAACATCTATTAGTCCTTCcataaagtataaaatcaacTGAGGTTAACTCGTTGACCTGTTTTTCGTAATTATTCCCCTTTTAGAACCCGTCCGTTTTGACGTACCCTGCCATCTTGAGATAATGACAATTTCCAGTCTTTCTGAATAGTCCAATCGATGATGCCAAGGCTGCAGTACTGTCATTATTCTCTAGTCGGCGCTTTAGTACCACCTAGTTGCTAACGTTAGATATTGAATCACAATCTTGGAATTATGCCCAAATCGCTTTTAAAACAtggtgcagtaccaaggtcacacaacaGAGGGCCCAAATCGCTCtaattgaccttcgtctttccatccctatttacataccaAGTACAGTATCATCACAACTCTTTCAGAGGTTCTGAAGTTATGCTGAACAGAAATTAATTAATAAATATCTGGAAACGCACACACACCTACGCACAAAGAAATGCATCCATTTTCCACGGAATTGATAACAAAGCTATAGTTTTATGATGTACTTACATAAATGCCTGCGTGGATGCTGGTTTCAGCGCCGCTACACTCTATGGTGACGTCAGGGTTACACCCAAGCACCTGCACCACCTGGTCAGCTACCTCCCGCCCGTCACGTGACGTCACCAGCACGGTGACGTCAGCTCCCATCTGATGACGGGCAAACTCCAACCGCTTGGCGTCAATATCTGTATGTTATCATCatatgataaataaaaaaagcctttgtattttttgtagTCTTTGCATTGACTTTTTGATTGTCAAACAGTATAATTTAGGCCAAGAAAATGCATCGACTTTTTGATTGTCAAACAGTATAATTTAGGCCAAGAAATTGCATCTTTCGAGCATAAGGAATATTTAGGCTGAATCATTTTGAATGGTGTCGACCATTAAAATGACGGTTATTTGCGAGGATTTTTCTGACTAGGTCAAACAGGATAATTTAGGCAAAGAAAATGGTTACTTCGAAACTAGGGAATATTCAGGCTAAGATATCTTGAATAAAGTCTACCACTAAAATATTGACGGTTTTTGATTGAACTGAGTTTGCAGTTCCTGTCGTTTCTACTCAAAGTATCAAGTCTGACGGGTACACAAGTTTACCTGTAATGACCACCTGCGCTGCACCCATCGCCTTGGCCACCTGGAGGCACACCAGTCCTATGGGACCTGGGACAAACAGCCAatggctatacatgtacatgtatcgaCAAAGCATCATAGCATAGTCCCGTCATACACAGAGTTACGAGTCAATGTCAGCAACAGTTATTAGATATATCCTTAGATAAAATACACGTACCTGCACCACAGATGAGGACCTTACTGCCaatagtgacctctgacctcctgcAGGCATGCACAGCTACGGACAAGGGCTCCAGCAGAGCACCTTCCTCGTAACTCACGTTGTCTGGGAGCCTAGAACACATGATTAGCTCTTGCATGAATAAATTTGCCAAGTGCAGAGATCTATAACATATAGCATGATGTTGCATTTTATGATACTAAAGAGATAGCGACTTCTGAACATAtatattagaaagaatacctaAACCAATGATTAGCGTGCTCCATTGTAACACTATGTCAAAGAactatgttagcccttattgctGTGTTAACTGCGATGTTAAGCTTTAGTCTATTCCtctgtattttgtactttgtgtaatttatagttgttgccatacattgtatcgtGTACAATtgccgtgcaataaagttcttctacatTCAAGTTCATTGTATCCTTATTTTGGGGATTGACGAAACGAGTTAAACTTTATCGTAGTAACGAGTGTATTTCACTCAgaaatgtgtgtgtatatacaaattacaatagaCGAGTTCACACTTCAAGAACTAcaaaaaattatgtcacaatGTGCTACGCCATTCCGCCCGTAAATATGCGTCAACGTCGCACTCAAATGATCAGCTATTAAGGGCTAAAATATGAATACATGTGGAGTATTCAAACCCTGAAATACTACATGATAACTAACTAATCTAATATGTATGAAGAACTATTTATTGTGTCGTTACATTTACATACctaataatttctttttttcccccTTTCAAACACGCTAAGACATTTCAACGTATTTTACCTATAACAGTTTCAGTTTCCTTCGTGTATAACTCAACAGAGACTTACTTGAAACACAGGTCAGCCGCATGTACGTAGTACCTGCACAGCGAGCCGTCGGTAGGGGGCGTTGCACAGAACTTCACATCCTTGCACAGGTTATACCTGCCTCCCTTACAGGCGGTACAGTACCTGCAAGGCACACCTGGCTCCATGGCTACACGGTCACCTGGGAAGTTAGCGACAATGCAGACATGTTTTTTACGATGTTAGTGCCACTTGGAATACTTGAAAATCTGTAGACTCTTTGAGTTAGAAGGGACAGGTAAGGTCTAAGTTTTGGTCAAAATCTGTTCAGGTCAGCAGTTTAGTTGGTGTAAAGCCCCCTTTGCAAATCAAGAATTTacctcggccgagttgtcagcgaactctaaattacgaggaggcacgACCCTggtgcctacgaacaaatggcagagtttcttcgtcgacATCAGAGTCATGcttcctcgtaatttagagctcgctgacaagtcggccgagctaaattcttgatttgtaaagggagCTTAAGAACAGATTTTAGTTGTTAGGTGCTACCGGTTGAATTAAGAGGGAACTGGGGTCAAatgtgaggtttctttcatagagctggaagaaatactgtaaatgcattaaagttcgcggggatttaatttcgcggtagtgggaaaaaggaattttcgcggtggatttcagttcgcggtaacaccatagactgcagacttttaccataatagaaaaatgttcgcgatggttttaatttcgccgtgaagtggtcaccgcgaaaaccgcgaacattaatccaccgcgaacatttctgcattaacagtattGTGTAATATACATTGATGTTGATGTAGTGTATCCTATTCCTAATCAATGTAATACTGCTAGCTAAAACTATGCAATATGACTCAGTCATGGCCACCGACGGCCTTTGGACTACTAGTATACCACACTACTGTCTGGAAGGGGGTGTCTACTGTACGGAATGTATGCTGCTGTAATACATTTTGGAACCTGAAAAAGATGCTTGGGGACAAAAAATTGCCATGTTTCTTGGGgacataccaaaattcatgtAAATCTATCATAAGGATCACATCGAATACACATACACAGCGAAAAGCAATACTCCAGTCGCAGATGGTCCTCCATTCTGGagtcaaacatttcattgaaAGTTCCTTACCAACTTTCAGGTGAGTGACGCCCTCTCCCAGTTCGGACACCGTGCCGCTGCCTTCGTGCCCCAGGACCATGGGCGCCTTGACCACGAACGGTCCTACAACGCCTTCCGTCCAGAAGTGGACATCGGATCCGCAGATGCCGACCGAGTGCATCGCGATTTGGACCTCTGTTGATAACGGATTGAACCATattaaaaataagaaaaaaagttttttctgcagtaccaagaaaggCCGCCAGGAGGCTAAGAATCGAATTTGAAAGAATCTAGTCATATGATGACATCCGGGTGCGCTTTTTGTCCGTTTTTGTCTGGTTAtgatacaaagcagctgtaaaatgagaaatatatgccgtaaattgcaaaaaaaataaacacataacaaaataaaatttagaTGATGTTGTAGAATGGCAAAGTTGcttcaaaagtcaaagaatacaGTGCGAAAAGAACAAGAATAAAGAATCAATTGCTCAGTACACCATACTCTATATCTGTGCGTTTAGGCATTTATGgaaccttcctgaccacagaTTATGTACTAAAGTccaaacgtttttttcttcGCACTCTCATATCACTTTTGTGCAGCCTTCTTGACCACAGATTACATACTTAAAACCAAACTCAAGTTTTTCTTCACACTCGCCAGATCACTTCTGCGGTTCAACTTGGCCTTAACAATCCAGGTATAAGTTACATATGTATTGTATATACAGAAGCATACTTGATTTGGCTTACCATTCTTTCCAGGCTTTGGAATGGGCCTCTCTTCCTACGAAAATAATGCTGTGCATATTCAATCTAATCAACAACAAACAGGTTTATTTTATCTGGTTAACCTTAGACTTTGCACTTTAGCCGTATACTTTGTTATAGTTCAACTAGTATAAGAAAACAATTTACAGCTCCACAATACATATTTTACCGTAATCATTTCACAGAATTACAATTGTTTGAACCAATCGTATCTACTAGCTCCAGAACAAGGTTGACATCTTAAAGTGAGAAAACCTTGAACATCTCCTGTACTCATGGATTCACTTGAGTGTTACGTACTTGTAAGTAGGTCATAGAGTAATGCAAACAAATATGTTTTGCTACGCGCCccctttacaaaatgttgtttatCGTACTTCAAAAGCGTTCAAACTCACCAGTTTAAGCTTGCCTTTCTCCAAAAGAACTGCGGAGATATTCGGCTCGCTCATTTTCGAGTTACCGTCAGTTGTTACTGTTGTTGATGCTGTAAACCCCAGGAAATTCTATCCGACACGTACGACTGATTTTTTACTTGTTTGCGTCGGCGGGTTTGTACTTTAGCCTGGGCTGTAAAATATTTAGGACCTTCCCCCGACCTGGCCCCCGACCACTCCCCAACCATGGACCGACTTCGGTTAAGACCTACGtgatgtactgtacatgcagatatgttcgcggtggattaatgttcgcggttttcgcgacggcCATTTCACcccgaatttaaaaccactgccaacatttttccagggcattaagatactacagtgcatagtgctaccgcgaaaataaatccaccgcgaaaagtaatttttcccgctaccgcgaaattaaataccccgctaacttaaatgtatttacagtatttctaaaCCTGGTCCCGGCCTGGTCCCGGCTTTCGGGAATGAAAaggatgataaaaaaaaaaacgccaaactacacaagacgtaaagagaatagccgTGGGCATTATTGTATGTATTTTTAAGTATCAtgtctatttttcttttcaacaaACAGCCCGACAGGCCTAGTGGCCCGATTTGAAAATGTTATTACCAGGAGGGATTCATGTGTGTCGTGGGTAGGTTGGGAACTGGTTGGGAGTAAGTCTGCAGTAGCCGTGGAGTGACTCCCAATCGATTCCAAACCTCCAGTCCATTTTCGAATGATTTAAACATTCTGTTGATCCATCAAGATTGCCGACTAGCCTTTCATACCACCGAATGAAAACATTTAAGACAATGTACCTATCTCTTTCCGAAAGCATGTCCATTATACTTTACCATACTTTTGACAACTGTCGAATCTTAATTTCTTTGCAATGCCGACCAGGTTATCCCGACCACTTCTCTGCGACGTCGTTGCTTAGATTTTAAGATATTGTTTTATATAGTTTTCGGACTGGCATTGTCCCAACATTTGTCTCTTTGAATTTTTAATAGTATTGAAAGTGCGTACTTGAATGAAGAACACATTGTAATACAATTACTTGTGTCATGTATTGACCCATATCATTGGGATGAACTGTTGAACTGATGAACAGGAGTAATTGAGCAATAAACAATTAACAACAAGAATTTTAAAATTgcttaaaatgtattttcaaatcaCAAACGAACATAATAGATATTTGATTATTGCAACGCCACATATTAAAATTGTATATGGATTACAGATAGTTCAGTATGCTGTAGCTTAAACGGGTATCTCACTTGACTACGCCTATTGGTTGCAAATTATTGTGGAAACTTTCCGAACTTGACGATTTTCCCTTGTAGTAACACTGATGTGCGGTACAAGTACGTTACCtttacaaataaacattaaaTGAATGTCACATCCTCAGTTTTGACCCAAAAAATTAGATACAAGTAAACTTCACTGGAAATTGCAGTGTTgctaatgaataaaaaaaaaaaagataaattcaAAGTATTATTACTTTAAGAttcatcaaaaagagatttacAGTGATCGTCAGCTAGTTTACGTCTAGATCCCGACATATGCATTTACCaatgcaatttttaaaaatctcttAACTTACATTAGAAAGTTTTCGGCAACCAATTGGCACTAGTTGGCCATGTACTGTAATCGTGACCATTAACAAGTatgttttgcaaaaagtcgTCAACAAGCGTGACCAAGAGAGAGATACCCACTTTTGGTTTATATTAACTTGCTACACATACGTATTTCTATGATGAAACATAGATCACTGTGACATCATCTaatatttgtaacttttaatCACTTTTTTCATCACATCGGTTCACACATACAGAAATGTTTCACTGCAGAGTGAAAATTGATAAAGTAACAAAATGTAGATTATTACAAAGCGGAATGTTATATTATTTATCATATGAATGGCAAATAATTCATATCAAAAGCTACAAATATAAGGATTCTGAGGACGTCCACAACCAACATTCGGTTCTCAATGTTAACTTGTATGATTAAAAAGCtgcaaagtgcctttcacaaAGGCACAACAATGGGGTATGACGGATTTGAactagtctccaccagactccggatcgctggaaaaatcgtagaaatggaacaaataaaggagtaagccggccagaggaatataaccggccagggaacagcacgcgatctactaggatcgcgagctgttccctggctggttatattcctctctatttgttcaatttctacgattttccagcgatccggagtctggtagagactagatttgaacctctagattccaagTCAAACATCTTCATAAAAGGCCATATGTATACCACAACATACTGGAAGACCTTTCACCAACAATAAACTTATGACCTGTTCACACTTTTGCATATATTAAAGTCTGTATCAAttgtgtattgacattttttggaTAATATAGATATAGGGAAGGTTTGCAGGAAAGAACTTTTTACTTTGACCACCTATTGTGTAGTCTGGTTAActaataaagaaaagaaactatTTCTTTGGTCTGAAACTTTACAAAATAATGTCAATACATAAGTCTTACGGACTTGGATGTATGCATTAGTGTAAACGGGACCTTATTCTATTCCGTAAAGGACAATCCTCCTCTATGACTATACAAATTTTCCACATTTTGATGATCATCTGCCATCATAAAATCTCGTTCAATGTTCACAagtttattgttattgggtgggccgactactcactctctgcagccaggggctgaattgtgaggagcttacaataggcagggctaaattgcaagggtctggagcgagctgccattctgcgccactcaggtgacttcaatatgacagcaattgccccaatTGCGGCCatggtactgtaggttttgaattGCACAGACTGCCAATCAAAGACACATTTTCTATGTAGTACAATATTAAGCTTACTTCAAACAGAAAGGTATACACTGATCAAATACTCAGACCACTGTGGCTGCCTTCAGGATCAattaatgaccaatcacttcgaAATGTAAACTCACGAGAGTTACAAACACCTGACTTATTGACATGTGCTTTGTACAAATGTCATGTACTACGATTActaccaagttgaacacagatgaacttccatggCTTCTGAggtttttgtgttgtgtttgacACATCTTCATCTGTCAGTTAATACTACTGTCATGCAAGCTGATTTGGAAGCTTCTGCACGTTTAAATATGTATTAATATGTCACCGAATTCAGCATTTCATGACATTCAGCCGTAACAGTATTATTCATTAATGAAAATAGaagtttgtacaaaatatataccCTTCTGATGTTATAATTGTTTTCGAATCATACTAACCATACTTCCAGTTCTTGAGTTTTGCCACTATCAAGTCAATTTCTGCCTGTGATGTCATAGTTAACATGGCAGCCGGTTCAGAACCTGGCATTGAGACTCGAAAATAAGGTTCTTTTCAGAGGCAGAAAAGCAAACATTATGAAAACTTGTTATTGTATGGATGTTATGATGATTAAGCACTGTTTGGTTctgaaacaaacattttttggaACTGCGGTGACTGGTTCCAAACCAGCTGCCGTGTTTACTTTGACCTCACAGACAGAAATTAACTTCATTTAACCTGCCATAGCAGCAGGTAACAAGAACTGGAAGTGTGATTTGTAAGATTAGACATTCAATAACATCTGATTCAGAAGGatgtatattttgtgcattGCAGAATATGATGACTGCTTGTAACCAggaacagtaactgttgtattttagtgtcattcatgacataaaattttgaaatttaaaaccAAATACCTTATTTGGTTGATCATCAGTAATAATGTACTACCTATTGCTACATTGTAGGTCCCTTACCAACTCAGCTCATTGCTCAATCGGAGACCAACTCTGCCCAATATTTAGGTCAACTCGGTCATAAAACCATGGTCAACTCTGCCCGACACCCCAACCCTGACCAAGTTGACCAAGGCattgggccgagttgaccagagTGTAGTGAGATGAccaaggtacaatgtatttggtCGAGTTACCAAGAGTTTTGGGGTGATCATGAGTACCAGGGCATTGGGCTTTCTTGACCAGGCTGTTGGGCCGAGTTGATGGCCTGAGTTGGAATAGGTCCGAATCATCCTGATCCTTTGCTAGATTTCGTCTTTTTTGCTTTCCATGCCTATCAGCTTCAGGCCTTGTTCTTGTCACAGTGGATCATGACCTTGATGCCTTCTCCCTTCTTGGAAGCCTCAAAGGCCTCCAGTGTCTGCTCCAAACTGAACCTGTGGGTGACCAGAGGCTTCACGTTCACCTGGCCTGATGCCACCATGGACAGGGCTGTGGGGTAACTGGAAAGACAATGATAAAACAGTCATCCTTTGGAAACGGATGATAACTGATGATAAAATGCATCCAGTGTCTGCTCCAAGCTGAACCTGTGGGTGACCAGAGGTTTCACGTTCACCTGGCCTGATGCCACCATGGACAGGGCTGTGGGGTAACTGGAAAGACAATGATAAAACAGTCATCCTTAGGAAACGGATATTAATGATAAAAGGCCTCCAGTGTCTGCTCCAGACTGAACCTGTGGGTGATCAGAGGTTTCACGTTCACCTGGCCTGATGCCACCATGGACAGGGCAGTGGGGTAACTGGAAAGACAATGATAAAACAGTTATCCTTCGAAACGGATATTAATGATAAAATGCCTCCAGTGTCTGCTCCAAACTGAACCTGTGGGTGACCAGTGGTTTTACGTTCACCTGACCTGATGCTACCATGGACAGGGCCGTAGGGTAACTGGAAAGACAATGATAAAACAGTCATCCTTTGGAAACAGATATTAATGATAAAAGGCCTCCAGTGTCTGCTCCAAGCTGAACCTGTGCCGGTGACCAGAGGTTTCACGTTCACCTGACCTGATGCCACCATGGACAGGGCGGTGGGGTAGCTGGAAAG comes from Branchiostoma floridae strain S238N-H82 chromosome 2, Bfl_VNyyK, whole genome shotgun sequence and encodes:
- the LOC118431476 gene encoding sorbitol dehydrogenase-like, which translates into the protein MHSVGICGSDVHFWTEGVVGPFVVKAPMVLGHEGSGTVSELGEGVTHLKVGDRVAMEPGVPCRYCTACKGGRYNLCKDVKFCATPPTDGSLCRYYVHAADLCFKLPDNVSYEEGALLEPLSVAVHACRRSEVTIGSKVLICGAGPIGLVCLQVAKAMGAAQVVITDIDAKRLEFARHQMGADVTVLVTSRDGREVADQVVQVLGCNPDVTIECSGAETSIHAGIYATEPGGVLMIVGLGRPMATIPLLDAALKEVDIRGNLRYANDYPTALAMIASGQVNVKPLVSHRYSLEQALEAFEFAKKGEGIKVMIHCDKTKAL